The following coding sequences lie in one Rhodospirillaceae bacterium genomic window:
- a CDS encoding periplasmic heavy metal sensor gives MRTSRKLSIVLAISLALNLFLGGTFVSHWMFGDTWKRDGFRGPLHHTAAREKLGSEHQGMVDNIWQQHRPMIRENVGAMRDARRVVRNTLIADPFDRKALDKAYADLHQRLLEARSSMAKSIGDVAEKLPAIERQAYFKEGFRRFRHGRHMRGRSER, from the coding sequence ATGCGAACGTCGCGCAAGCTTTCGATCGTTTTAGCAATCTCACTGGCCCTCAACCTCTTTCTAGGTGGTACCTTTGTTTCTCACTGGATGTTTGGCGACACGTGGAAAAGAGATGGATTTAGGGGGCCTTTGCACCACACCGCCGCGCGTGAAAAATTAGGCTCAGAGCACCAAGGTATGGTCGATAATATCTGGCAGCAACATCGCCCGATGATCCGTGAAAATGTCGGTGCCATGCGCGATGCCCGGCGCGTCGTTCGCAATACCCTGATTGCTGATCCGTTCGACCGCAAGGCCCTAGATAAAGCCTATGCAGACCTTCACCAACGCCTGCTTGAGGCCCGCTCATCCATGGCCAAGTCGATAGGCGATGTTGCCGAAAAACTTCCAGCAATTGAGCGCCAAGCCTATTTCAAAGAAGGTTTTAGGCGTTTTAGGCACGGTCGTCATATGAGGGGACGCAGCGAGCGTTAG
- a CDS encoding acetylglutamate kinase, which produces MSDASISPPSLEQIETIAQWQLDRIPNELRRHVEGVVIRIADFPDDETMDTMGLETPFDLLGLYHGVAIGNKSISDPAPGVDMIFLYRRALLEYWCASGEDLGHIIRHVLIHEIGHHFGLSDADMERIEEDN; this is translated from the coding sequence ATGTCGGATGCTAGCATTTCCCCGCCAAGCTTGGAACAAATCGAAACCATTGCCCAGTGGCAGCTCGACCGAATTCCAAATGAACTGCGCCGTCACGTGGAAGGGGTGGTGATTCGCATTGCCGATTTTCCCGATGATGAAACCATGGATACGATGGGTTTGGAAACCCCGTTTGACCTTTTAGGGCTTTATCATGGGGTTGCGATTGGCAACAAAAGCATTTCCGATCCAGCGCCGGGGGTCGATATGATATTTCTCTATCGCCGGGCGTTGTTGGAATATTGGTGTGCGTCGGGTGAGGACCTAGGACACATCATTCGCCACGTTCTCATTCACGAGATCGGTCATCACTTTGGGCTTAGTGACGCAGATATGGAACGGATCGAAGAAGACAACTAA